A window of Pseudomonas denitrificans (nom. rej.) genomic DNA:
TCCGAGTGGGCGGAAAGACTGGCAATGGCGAGCGCAAGGCCGGCCAGGGTGGTGCGCAAGGTCATGGGTGTTCCCCTCGAATCATCAGTGTTGGAATCGTCTCCGCCGCAGGCCTTGCGGTGGGAAACGAGGGGCGGTGCATCAGGCGTCCGGCGGTGGGGCCGGATGGCGTTTCTGGTTATCGGTGTCGTCCTGCGTTCACCTGCAGGAGCCGCGTCGTAGCACCGTAGGGCGGATAACCTGGAACAGGTTATCCGCCGATGGATCCATGGCGGATAACGCTGGCGCGTTATGCGCCCTACGGAGCTGCACGGGACGGCGGTCTCAGCGCAGGAGGTAGGGAATCTCGACCTTCACCGCGCCGGTCGGGCAGTCCTTCTCGCAGGGCATGCAGTACCAGCATTCGTCGAAGGCCATGTAGGCCTTCTGGGTGGCGGGGTTGATCGCCAGCAGGTCCATCGGGCAGACCTCGACGCAGACGGTGCAGCCCTTGTCGGCGATGCACTTGTCCTCGTCCACCGTCACCGGGGCGCTGGAGCGGAAAAAGATTTCCTGGGGTTGGTAGGCCATTGCACGCGGTCCTCATCGTGTTGCTTGCCGGCCGTCGTGGCGGCCGGCTGATTCTGTTCGGTGTTCCTGGGTGGTTCTGGTGCTCGGGGTCTTCCCTCACCCTAACCCTGGCTGCGCGCCCCGCTCCAGAGGGAGAGGGGACTGTCCTGAACGGTGAAGAAATCGGCGCTCGCCGGCTGACGACATTGTCGCCCTTCGCGCCGAACGACCTCCTCTCCCTCTGGGAGAGGGCTGGGGTGAGGGGCTCCTCGGCGAACGACCTACTATGCCGCCTCGCTCTTCACCCGCAGCTTCTCGTAAGCCTGCTGCTCATCCTCATCCAGCGCGATCACATAAGGCTCGATGGGCTTCTTGAAACTGGTCATCGCACCGTCTTCGCCCTTCTTCAGGTGCGCATGGCAGAACCACTCGGCATCGTTGCGCAGCGGGTAGTCGACGCGGTGGTGGTACAGGCCCCAGCGGCTCTCGGTACGGAACAGCGAGGCGCGGGCGGCCATCTCGGCGCAGTCGCGGATCACGCTGACTTCCATGGCGCGCATCAGTTCATGGGGGTTGGCCTTGAGCTGGTCGAGGTCGCGGGCGATCTCGGCGAAGCGCTGCAGGCCGATCTCCATCTTCTTCGTCACCTTGGGCGGCTGCAGGTAGTCGTTGACCATGCGCCGCAGCTTGTACTCGACCTGCGCCGGCGGCAGGCCGTGCTCGCGCTTGAGCGGGGCGAAGACGCGTTCGCGCTCACGCTCGACCTGGGCGGCATCGACTTCGCTGAACTCGCGCCCGGCCACGTACTGTGCGGCGTTGGCCCCGGCGAACCAGCCGTAGGTGAAGGCCCGAGCATGTAGTTGTGCGGTACGGCGGCCATGTCTCCGGCCGAATACAGGCCCCTGACGCTGGTCTCGGCCTTCTCGTTGACCCAAACGCCCGAGGCCGAATGGCCGGAGCAGAAACCGATCTCCGAGATGTGCATCTCCACCATCTGCTGACGGTAGTCAGTACCGCGCCCGGCATGGAATTGGCCACGGCTGGGGCGTTCGTTGCTGTGGAGGATGTCCTCGATGGTCTGGATGGTTTCCTCGGCCAGGTGGTCGAGCTTGAGGAACACCGGACCGTTGCCGCCTTCGAGTTCCTGGTGGAACTCCCACATCATCTGGCCGCTCCAGTAGTCGCACTCGATGAAGCGCTCGCCCTTGCTGTTGGCGGTGTAGCCGCCCAGCGGGCCGGTGACGTAGGCGCAGGCCGGGCCGTTGTAGTCCTTGATCAGCGGGTTGATCTGGAAGCACTCCAGGTTCGAAAGTTCCGCCCCCGCGTGGTAGGCCATGGCATAGCCGTCGCCGGCATTGGTGGGGTTCTCGTAGGTGCCCATCAGGTAGCCGGACGAGGGCAGGCCCAGGCGGCCGGCGGCGCCGCAGGCGAGCACCACGGCCTTGGCGCGGATCACCTGGAACTGTGCAGTGCGGCAGTCGAAGCCGAGCAGGCCGTTGACCGCGCCCTCGGCATCGGTCAGCAGGCGGGTGACCACCAGGCGGTTGGTGATCTCGATGCGTGCACGCTTGAGCTGGCGGTACAGCACCTTCTTGATGTCGTGGCCCTCGGGCATGGGCAGCACGTAGGCACCCATGTGGTGGACCTTCTTCACCGCGTAATCGCCGACTTCGTCCTTCTCGAATTTCACGCCCCAGCGGTCCAGCTGCTGGAGGGTCTCGAAGCTGTGGGTGGCATAGGCGTAGACCGCCGCCTGGTTGACGATGCCGTCGTTGGCGACGGTGATTTCCTTGGTGTACTGCTCGGGCGTGGCGTGGCCGGGAATGATCGCGTTGTTCAGCCCGTCCATGCCCATGCTGATGGCGCCGCTGCGCTTGACGTTGGCCTTGTCCACCAGCAGCACGCGCAGCTCGCGGTTGGCTTCCTTGGCCTTGATCGCCGCCATCGGGCCGGCGGTGCCGCCGCCGATCACCACGATGTCGTAGGCGAGTTCCTTGTCCGCGGGTACCTCGGAGAGGTCGAACTGGCTCATTGGTGCTGTCCCTTGTGGCGGTCGATGCGCAGGCGGTACTGGAAGGCATCGCCGCGGTAGTAGAGGTGTTCGTAGTCCAGTGGCGCGCCGTCGGCGGTGTGGGTCAGGCGCTCGATGCGCATCACCGGCGAGCCTTCCTGCACCTCCAGCGCGCGGGCCAGTTCGGCGTCGGCAAGGATGGCGTCGATGGCCAGGTCGGCATGGCCCAGGGGCAGGGCGCAGTCGTTCTCGAGGATCAGGAAGATGTCGCGGCTGACCAGGTCGGCCTTCTCCAGGCGCTTGCCGACGTGCTCGGGCAGCCAGGTGATCTCCAGCGACACCAGCTCGCGGTTGACCAGGCGGGCGCGCTTGATCTGCACCACGTTCTCGCCCTCGGCCACCTGCAGGCGGGCGGCGACCTGGGCGTTGGCCGGCACGGTCTTGAAGCTGCGCAGGCGGTTGATCACCTCGTAGCCGCGCTGGGTCATGGATTCGCCCAGGCCCTGCAGCGTGCTGACGTTCTGGAATGCCTTGGGCTTGGCGACGAACGTGCCCTTGCCGTGGATCTTGAAGATCAGCCCTTCCTTCTGCAGGTCGCCCAGCGCCTGGCGCACGGTGATCCGGCTGACTTCGAAGGCCTTGCCCAGCTCGGCCTCGGAGGGCATGCGGCTGAGCGGCGGATAGGTGCCGTCGAGGATGCGCGTACGCAGGACTTCCTTGAGCTGGCTGTAGAGGGGAACGGGGGAGAGGGGGAGTAGTTCGGCCATAGTTCATAACTTGTTATGACGAGTTGCCGAAACTATAAAAGGAATAATTGATTCAGGACAAGAAACGATTTGGCATAAGCATAGAGAGCGTTGTCTGCAGGGCTTTTCGGGGGATTGCGGCGGATATCGCTGGCGCGTATTCACCCTACGGGGCTGGAGGTTCCTACAAAATCAAAGGCCCCTCACCCTAACCCTCTCCCGCAAGCGGGAGAGGGGACTGTCCTGAGCGGTTCTGAAATCGGCGCTCGCCGGGTGACTTCATTTTCGCCAATCGCACCGAACGGCCCCTCTCCCTTTGGGAGAGGGCTGGGGTGAGGGCAGTCTCGCCGCGGATACTCCGGTTCGTAGGGCGCATAACGCGCCAGCGTTATCCGCCGCAGGTGGGACGGTGCCTCAGAACGGCCGGCTGCCGGAGAGACTGATGCGCTTCAGACGCCGCTTCTCGCTCGCCGGGAACGCATTGCGGCCATGCAGCACGGCCTGGTTGTCCCACCAGACGATGTCGCCGACCGACCACTTGTGGCTGTAGATCAGCTCGGGCTGCTGCAGGTGTTCGCGCAGTTTCTCCACCAGCGCGGCGCCCTGCTGCGGGTCGGCCCCGGGGATTTCCACTTCGGTGTGCACGGAGAGGAACAGCACGCGCTTGCCGTTCTCCGGGTGGGTGCGCACCAGCGGGTGTTCGGTGCCCTGGATCGGCTCGATGTCCGGGGTGCGGTAGCGCACGAAGGTGCCGTTGTAACCGCCACTCTTCAGGCGGATGAATGGGTTGTAGTTGATCAGGCGCAGCGGGTCGATCTCGGTGCGGGTTGCTTCATCCAGCGTCTCGTAGGCGCGGGCGAGGTTGGTGAACTGGGTTTCGCCGCCGGTCCTGGGCACCTCCAGCGCGTAGAGGAAGGAGCCGGAGGAGGGCACCGGGGTCCACTGGTGGTCGACGTGGGCGGGCAGCGCGAAATTGCCCAGCTCGCCGTCTTCGGTGTTGGCCACCTTGACGATGTCCGGGCCTTGCCGTCGGCGCCGGAGGACAGCACCGGCACGTCGGCGGGCGGCTGGAACACCGCCCCGAACAGGGTGGCGAAGCGCAGGTACTGCTGGTCGTCGAGCTGCTGGTCCTTGAAGATCAGGATGTGGTGCTCGCGGTGGGCCTGCCTGATCGCCAGGATCTGTTCCGGCGTCAGCGGCTCGCGGGCGTCCAGCCCGCGCACTTCTGCGCCCAGCGGGGCGTCGAGGGGGACGATGGCGAAGGGTTCGGGGGTGGATTTCGGAAGGGCGTTGGATTGAGTCATCGGGATAATCCTGAGTGGGGGATTCCCTCTCCCTGAAGGGAGAGGGTCAGGGAGAGGGGCTCCTGGCTTTTGTGGTTAAGGCTCAAGCCTTCTTGATGGTCCGGCTGCGCTGTCCGTCGACGCCCACCGGCACATCGCCGTCGAGGGTCACGCGGCGCACGATGCGCGGCTGGGTGCCGTAGTCGTCGACGGCGTAGTGCTGGGTCGCGCGGTTGTCCCAGATGGCCACGTCGCCCGGCTGCCAGCGCCAGCGCACGGTGTTCTCCAGGCGCGTGACATGGCTCTGCAGCACGGCGAACAGGTGCGCCGAGTCATGCTGCGAGAGGCCTTTCAGACGCTTGACGAAGTGCCCCAGCAGCAGCGTTTTCTCCCCGCTGACCGGATGCACGCGCACCACCGGGTGCTCGGTCTCGTAGACGGTGGAGGTGAACACCTTGCGGTACTCCTCCAGGCGTGCCGGGTCGAAGTTCGGGCGGATGCCGGCGTAGTCGTACTCGTTGCTGTGCACCGCCCAGAGCGAATCGGCCAGGGCCTTGAGCTCCGGCGTCAGGTCGTCGTAGGCGCTGGCGGTGTTGGCCCAGACGGTGTCGCCACCGGCCTCGGGGGCCACCACGTTGCGCAGGATCGAGGCCTTGGGATAGGCGTCGACGAAGGTCACATCGGTGTGCCAGGAGTTGGCGCGGCGGCCCTGGGCGCCGTCCAGTTCCAGCAGGTAGTGGGTGCCTTCCTGCACCGGCACGGTGGGGTGGGCCACCGGGTTGCCGAGCAGCTGGGCGAAGGCCTCCTGGCCCTGGTCGTCGAGGTCCGTCTGGCCGCGGAAGAAGATCACCTTGTGCTTCACCAGCGCCGCCTGGATGGCGTCGGTGGTGGCGGCGTCCAGCTCGCCGGACAGCTTCACGCCGCGAATCTCGGCGCCGATGCGGCCGGCAACCGGGTGGATGTCGAGGCTTACTGCGTGCTGCTGGATAGCTTGTGCTGCGTTGCTCATCTCATCGTCCTCTTGCTGTGGCAATAGAGCCGCGCGCCGGGCGCGGCGGATGGGGATCAGAAGTCGTAGCGAACCGAGGCGCCCAGGGTGCGCGGCTGCCCCACCGAGGCGGTGTAGGAGCCGTTGATGCTGGCGAAGGCGGCCAGGTAGTAGTCCTTGTCGAAGGCGTTCTTCAGCCAGACCGAAGCGTCCAGCTGACCGTCGCCGAGGTCCTTGCGCAGGCCGACGGAGAAGTTCGCCAGGCCGTAGCCGTCGATCTTCGAAAGCTCGGAGTTGTCCAGCGTGCCTTCGGCCTCGGAGCGGTAGGAGTAGCTGCCGCTCACGTAGGGGCGGATGCCGTCATCGAGGTTCCAGGCGTATTCGCCGTTGAGGTTGGCGATCCACTTCGAGGCGCCGACCACGCGGTCGCCGGTGAGGTCGCAGGTGGCCGGGGCATTGGGTTGAGTGGAGATTTCCGCCGGGCACGGGGCGTCCTTGAACGACAGGTAGGTGACGTCGTTGTAGGAGCCGTTGAAGTTCAGCGTCAGGCCGCGAACGGGCAGGGCGGTGGCCTCGAACTCCAGGCCGCGCGAGCGCACGCTGCCGGCGTTGGAGAGCACCGAGACCAGCTGGGTCGAGCCCGGCGGCTGGTACAGGGTGGTCGCCTGGTAGCCGTGGATGCCCGTCCAGAAGAGGTTGGTGTTGAGCTGCAGGTGGTTGTCGAACAGGGTCGTCTTGATCCCCAGTTCGGCGTCGTTGGCGCGTTCTGGGCCGACCAGCAGCGAATCCGCGCCCGCCGTCGGGGCGCTGGCCACGGCCAGGTTCACACCACCGGATTTCTCGCCATGGGACAGTGAGGCATAGCCGAGGAAGTCATCGGTGAACTGGTAGCTCAGGCTCAGCAGCGCCGAGGGCGCGAAGCTGTAGAGGCTGAGGTCGCCCGAGTCATACGCGCCCAGCTGGTTGCGCCGTACCACGGCGCCGACGCCGGCTACCGGTGCGCCGCCGACCGGGTCGAAGCGCTCGACCTTGGCGTCCTTCTCCTCGTAGGTGCCGCGCAGGCCGGCGGTGAAATCCAGCTTGTCGGTGAGGTGCCAGGTGCCCTGGGCGAACAGCGCGAAGCTGTCGGTCTCGATCTTGCCGTTGGCTTTCGAGTAGGTGTTGTTCAGCGCATTCAGGTCGGTGCCCAGCAGGTAGCGGTCGGCCAGCGGGCCGTAGCTGGTGAAGGTCTTGTTGCCCAGGTTCTGATTGAACGCATAGGCGCCCAGCACGTAGTCGAAGAAGCCGCCGGTGGGCGAGGCCAGGCGGATTTCCTGGGAGAACTGGCGGTCGTGGACTTCCACGCCGGTGTTGTTGATCGCCGAGACGTCGAGCTGCTCGTCGTTGGCCGGGGTGAAGTGCCAGTAGCGGTAGGCGCTGATGGAGGTCAGCTTGTAGCCGCCATTGAGGTTCCAGTTGGCCTCCACCGAGCTGCCGCCCTGGTGCACGCTGACATGCTGGCGAGCGTTGATGTTGACCTTGTGCCGGTCCGGATCGCGCACTGGCGAGGCACCCACCGAGGCGGCGCGCTGCCAGAAGCGGTCGGCGGCGCCGTACCCCACCATGCTGCCGTTGCTCGAATCTTCCTCGTTGTAGTCGTTGATCCAGCGAAGGTCGAAATCCTCGTTGGGCTTGAACAGCAGCTGCCCGCGGATGCCCTGGCGCTCGCCGCCATTGAGAGTGTTGTCGTCGTGGATGTTCTTGATGTAGCCGTCATCGCGGGTGCGGTAGGCCGAGACGCGCCCGGCCAGGGTGTCGGTCAGGGCGCCGGAGACGCTGCCCTTGCCCTGGAAGTAGCCGTCCTGGCCACCGGAGACCTCGACGCTGCGCTCGGGGGTGAAGGTCGGCGCGCGGGTGCTGATGTTCAGCACGCCGGCCGTGGTGTTCTTGCCGAACAGCGTGCCCTGTGGGCCGCGCAGCAGCTCAAGCTGCTCGATGTCCAGCAGGTCGAACACCGCCATGCCGGGGCGGCCGAGGTAGACGTTGTCCAGGTAGACCCCGGCGCTGCCTTCCAGCCCGTCGCTGGCCGGGTTGTTGCCGATGCCGCGCACGGCAATGCTCGACTGCCGCGCGTGAATGAAGGCCACGTTCACGCTGGGCAGGATCTGCTGCAGGTCCTGCACCTTGTAGACGCGCTGGGTCTCCAGGGTCTCGCCGCCGACCACGGTGATCGGCGTGGGCACCTTCTGCGAGTCTTCCTCGCGGCGGCGAGCGGTGACGGTGACCTTGCCCAGGGTGGCGTCGGCCTTGGCGGGCGCTGCGCTCACGGGCTTGGCAGTATCACTGGTAGTGCTGCCGTCCTCGGCTTCCTCGGCGAATACCGGCAGGGCGCCGCCCAGGGCCAGCAGGAAAATGGCCTGGCGCAGCCGGTGGGGCTTGAAAGGGAAGGGCGAATGTCTCGAAGTCATGCTGTGTCCTTGTCTCTGCACGCTGTTCGCGGGCAAAACGGGGCCGCGCCAGGCAAAAGTGGCGAACGACGTTTTTTCGTTGTGGGTGGGTGCGGCTTTGGCTGTCAGCGACAGCGGGACAGGCACATTCGCGAGGAAAGGAGGTGCAGGGCTGGCATCGGGCGACTCCTGGTCTGAGCTATATTCTTAGTTCATAAAAGAATAGATGTTTGTTTTATTCTTCGTTGACGGAATAAGAGCTTGCATTTAAAACCAGCGCATACCCAGCGGCAAATGCCTTTGCCCACTATTTTCAATGCCGGAAATGCATCATGGATCTGCGCCAACTCCGCTACTTCATCGCCCTCAACGAACACCGCAGCTTCGTTCGCGCCGCCGACGCCATGGGCATCACCCAGCCGGCGTTCAGCCGCAGTATCCAGGGCCTGGAGCAGGAGCTGGGCTGCCGTCTGGTGGACCGTGGCAGCAAGGACCTGCGTCCGACCCCCGAGGGCCAGGTGGTGCTGCAGCACGCGCTGAGCCTGGTGCAGGGCGCCAATAACCTGAGCCACGCGGTGGCCCGTCTGAACAAGCTGGACTCCGGCGAGCTGCGCTTCGGCAGCGGGCCGGCGCCGGCGCAGAAGCTGGTGTCCGATGCGGTGTCACGCTTCGTCCAGCGCTACCCGCGCATCCACATCCAGTTCGGCGTGGACAACTGGGAGCGCCTGGCGCGCAGCCTGAGCCGCGAGGAGATCGAATTCTTCGTCGCCGACATCCGCCATTTCGAAGCCGACCCGAACTTCCAGACCCGCGCGCTGAAGCCGCGCAGTGGGCTGTTCTTCTGCCGCGAGGGGCACCCGCTGCTGGCCAAGGAGAGCCTCTCCACCAACGACATGTTCGCCTATCCGCT
This region includes:
- a CDS encoding 4Fe-4S dicluster domain-containing protein translates to MAYQPQEIFFRSSAPVTVDEDKCIADKGCTVCVEVCPMDLLAINPATQKAYMAFDECWYCMPCEKDCPTGAVKVEIPYLLR
- a CDS encoding GntR family transcriptional regulator; translation: MAELLPLSPVPLYSQLKEVLRTRILDGTYPPLSRMPSEAELGKAFEVSRITVRQALGDLQKEGLIFKIHGKGTFVAKPKAFQNVSTLQGLGESMTQRGYEVINRLRSFKTVPANAQVAARLQVAEGENVVQIKRARLVNRELVSLEITWLPEHVGKRLEKADLVSRDIFLILENDCALPLGHADLAIDAILADAELARALEVQEGSPVMRIERLTHTADGAPLDYEHLYYRGDAFQYRLRIDRHKGQHQ
- a CDS encoding TauD/TfdA dioxygenase family protein — encoded protein: MSNAAQAIQQHAVSLDIHPVAGRIGAEIRGVKLSGELDAATTDAIQAALVKHKVIFFRGQTDLDDQGQEAFAQLLGNPVAHPTVPVQEGTHYLLELDGAQGRRANSWHTDVTFVDAYPKASILRNVVAPEAGGDTVWANTASAYDDLTPELKALADSLWAVHSNEYDYAGIRPNFDPARLEEYRKVFTSTVYETEHPVVRVHPVSGEKTLLLGHFVKRLKGLSQHDSAHLFAVLQSHVTRLENTVRWRWQPGDVAIWDNRATQHYAVDDYGTQPRIVRRVTLDGDVPVGVDGQRSRTIKKA
- a CDS encoding TonB-dependent receptor, which translates into the protein MTSRHSPFPFKPHRLRQAIFLLALGGALPVFAEEAEDGSTTSDTAKPVSAAPAKADATLGKVTVTARRREEDSQKVPTPITVVGGETLETQRVYKVQDLQQILPSVNVAFIHARQSSIAVRGIGNNPASDGLEGSAGVYLDNVYLGRPGMAVFDLLDIEQLELLRGPQGTLFGKNTTAGVLNISTRAPTFTPERSVEVSGGQDGYFQGKGSVSGALTDTLAGRVSAYRTRDDGYIKNIHDDNTLNGGERQGIRGQLLFKPNEDFDLRWINDYNEEDSSNGSMVGYGAADRFWQRAASVGASPVRDPDRHKVNINARQHVSVHQGGSSVEANWNLNGGYKLTSISAYRYWHFTPANDEQLDVSAINNTGVEVHDRQFSQEIRLASPTGGFFDYVLGAYAFNQNLGNKTFTSYGPLADRYLLGTDLNALNNTYSKANGKIETDSFALFAQGTWHLTDKLDFTAGLRGTYEEKDAKVERFDPVGGAPVAGVGAVVRRNQLGAYDSGDLSLYSFAPSALLSLSYQFTDDFLGYASLSHGEKSGGVNLAVASAPTAGADSLLVGPERANDAELGIKTTLFDNHLQLNTNLFWTGIHGYQATTLYQPPGSTQLVSVLSNAGSVRSRGLEFEATALPVRGLTLNFNGSYNDVTYLSFKDAPCPAEISTQPNAPATCDLTGDRVVGASKWIANLNGEYAWNLDDGIRPYVSGSYSYRSEAEGTLDNSELSKIDGYGLANFSVGLRKDLGDGQLDASVWLKNAFDKDYYLAAFASINGSYTASVGQPRTLGASVRYDF
- a CDS encoding LysR family transcriptional regulator, yielding MDLRQLRYFIALNEHRSFVRAADAMGITQPAFSRSIQGLEQELGCRLVDRGSKDLRPTPEGQVVLQHALSLVQGANNLSHAVARLNKLDSGELRFGSGPAPAQKLVSDAVSRFVQRYPRIHIQFGVDNWERLARSLSREEIEFFVADIRHFEADPNFQTRALKPRSGLFFCREGHPLLAKESLSTNDMFAYPLAATLIPPSARKMLANLSGKIDISTNVQCEDMASLVRIVSQTDAIGIAVEEALSEPMARGELVRLHFRNLPQNVDILQARCGIVTRSGDRLSAAARAMIELLVDLDAGVESAVA